The following coding sequences lie in one Mycobacterium sp. Z3061 genomic window:
- a CDS encoding YebC/PmpR family DNA-binding transcriptional regulator, whose product MSGHSKWATTKHQKAVKDARRGKEFARLIKNIEVAARTGGGDPAGNPTLYDAIQKAKKTSVPNDNIERARKRGAGEEAGGADYQTIMYEGYGPNGVAVLVECLTDNRNRAASEVRVAMTRNGGTMADPGSVAYLFTRKGMVTLEKNGLTEDDVLTAVLEAGAEDVNDLGDSFEVVSEPTDLVAVRTALQDAGIDYESAEASFQPSVSVPVDVEGARKVFKLVDALEDSDDVQNVWTNVDLSDEVLAALDEE is encoded by the coding sequence ATGAGCGGCCATTCCAAGTGGGCCACCACCAAGCACCAGAAGGCCGTCAAAGACGCGCGCCGGGGCAAGGAGTTTGCCCGGCTGATCAAGAACATCGAGGTGGCCGCCCGTACCGGGGGCGGTGACCCGGCGGGCAACCCGACGCTGTACGACGCCATCCAGAAGGCGAAGAAGACGTCGGTTCCCAACGACAACATCGAGCGGGCGCGCAAGCGCGGCGCGGGTGAGGAAGCCGGTGGCGCCGACTACCAGACCATCATGTACGAGGGTTACGGGCCCAATGGCGTCGCGGTTCTCGTCGAGTGCCTCACCGACAACCGCAACCGCGCGGCCAGCGAGGTTCGGGTGGCGATGACGCGCAACGGCGGCACCATGGCCGACCCTGGTTCGGTCGCCTACCTGTTCACCCGCAAAGGCATGGTGACCCTGGAGAAGAACGGCCTCACCGAGGACGACGTGTTGACCGCGGTGCTTGAGGCCGGCGCGGAGGACGTCAACGATCTCGGCGACAGCTTCGAAGTCGTCTCCGAGCCGACCGATCTGGTAGCCGTCAGAACCGCGCTTCAGGACGCCGGCATCGACTACGAATCGGCCGAGGCGAGTTTCCAGCCGTCGGTCAGTGTCCCGGTCGACGTCGAGGGCGCCCGCAAGGTGTTCAAGCTGGTCGATGCGCTGGAGGACAGCGACGACGTGCAGAACGTCTGGACCAACGTCGACCTCTCCGACGAGGTGCTGGCCGCTCTCGACGAGGAGTGA